TTTTGTTTTCCTCGTAAATTGACAAGTTGTTGACCTTGGCTATTTAATATCGTTTGCAAATGAACGGTTAAGCGAGCTAAAAGTAAGATAATCTCTTGCTCTTCAATAGCGAAATGTCGATTAGCTTGCATTTCAACTAATTGGCACAATTGCCTAAGCATGGCTGCCAACTTTGGTAAACCTTGCGCACGGGCTGACATATTAAGCAATTGTAATTGGTTAGCTTGGCTAGTACTTACATGCGATAACCCATGAGTTATTAACGCATTGATTTGATTTTGTATCTGCGTTATCAAGATAATTTCATCATCGCAAAGCTCATCTTGCTGATTTTTTTGTTCATGTTCTGCAACAATCTGATCAGGCCATACCCATTTTTTTTGATTTTGTTGAAATAGATAAGCAATAACCGCTAAATGTACTGCCTGTTTTTGCTTATCTGGCAATTCAGAAATGATACCAGCAAAGCCCGTACCCGCCGTATAGATAATTGGTGTGGTACTGAGTGGAACTTGAATGCGAAGTTGAACATCCTGAGTTTGTACTGTTATTACATCGTTTTGTAACCAATCAAACAGTAATTGATAAGCTAGTCGTATATTGGCTTTGCCCACGGTTTTAAATAACTGACTACTCTCAATTGCTAATAGCTCGGCTAAAGGATCATTATTTGGTTTAGAGGATTCATTTGGTTGATTAACTGTGTCACAACTTGGGTTAACTTTGGCTTTATCGATAAGTGGATTTTCGTGTAGCCATAACACAGAAGCTATTATGTGTTTACAATGATCACTGGCTGGACAGCTACACTTTGCCGCTTGAATACCTTGTGGTGTCAATTTGACTTGTTGGTTATCAACCTCAAATATCAAATGTGATTGATTGTGTTCGATTAATTTAACTTTATTAGCTTCAATATCTTTAAGTGCACGTCGAATTACACCTACATTCGCATAGACAGCCAAAGCATCTTGATCATAATTTAAATAGATTTCTGACCAACTCATTTCATCACCTCTGCAAGCCAAGTAGCAAAATGTTCGGGGGTTAAAGCCGCAATTTCCATACCACGATTAGCGAGTTCTTGGGACACTTGCAGATCATAAACTGGGGTTGCCGAATAATCTAATGCAGCTAAACCCAGCATTTTAACTCGATTAGCATTAAGGCGTGTAACAGTGTTATAGAGGTTAGTTAAATTTACTCCTTCATAAAAATCACTTACTACAATCATAACGGTACGACTTGGATTTATTATTTTTTGTTCCGCATAATTTAGTGCATAGCCAATATTTGTACCGCCACCAAGTTGTACCGTCATAAGTATTTCAACTGGATCACTCGCTAAATGAGTTAAATCTACCACTTGAGTATCAAAAACGAATAAATGTAAGCGAACGGCTGGCAACTGAGTAATGATACTTGCACATACAGCAGAGTAGAATATAGAACTATCCATTGAACCACTTTGATCAACACATAAAATGATATCCCAAGGAAGTTGGCGATTAGCGCGAGAGTTGAATATAGCCTTTTCAATTATGATTTGTTGTTTATTCTGATCAAAATTTTTTAAATTAGCTTTAATGGTTGCTCGCCAATCAAAATTTTGATTGTTTTTAATTAATGAACGTCTAAATCGATTTTTTTTGCCTGTCATTGCATTAATAAAATTCATCTGAATTTTTTTTAGAATTTCATCTACTACTTTTCTGATAAGTGCTTTTACCTCATTTTGTACACTGTTGCTGAGCTTACCTCGTAAGCTCATTAAAAGTCGTACTGAATTAAAATTGGGTTGTAACTCTTTTACGGCATTAGGATCGTTTAAAATACCTTCGAGCTGATATCGTTCAATTGCTTGGTTTTGCATTCGTTCAAAAGTACTTTTAGGAAACAATTTACGTGATTGTCGTAACCAATTTACCGTATTATAAGCTGAACTCTGATTTCCGCCACGTCTTGATTCAGAATCGTTTTTGTCTTCAGTTAACAGACCTCGAGAACGATATTCATGTTGATAAAGGTAATCTAAAGCTTGATCAATTTGTTTATCATATAAACCTAAATTATCATTGGCGTTTAGATGTTCATCAGCGTATTGACCTAATATTAAACGCCAACGCTTAACTTGTTCACCTGTTTTGCTGTTTTTTATTTGTTTATCGTTAATCATGCTAAGCCTACTGTTTGAACCAATCGGTGAGATGTTGCTGTTTAATGTGTTCCGTAATTAGCACCTCCAGCGAGAGAGCTTTTTGTAGCTGATTTTCACTGAATTGATGCTGTTGAAAATGCAAATCAGCATCAGAAATATGGTGCTTTTTGGCAATTTTTTCAGCTAAAGAAGCATTTTGTTTTGGATTTAATTGAGAAAAAGCATAACGTAAATCAGGTAAAATTTCGATAAATTGCTCTGGTGACCAATCAATTAGTAATTGATCTAAACTATCCAATAAAATGGATGAATGTATCACTAGTTCAGGCGTACATTGCATGATACCAATAAAATAGCTAATTGTTTGCTCATTTTGAGTACCTAAACTAAAGTTGATTCTGATATTATTTTCCAATTGTGATTGGCTTAAATAAGAGTCTAAATAACTCATACTGTCAATAGCACCACGGATCAAGGGTGCCTGAGTTAACTCTGGTTGCAAACGGAACAAATTAAGGTAAAAATCCTGTTTAAGTTGGTCTGCGTCAAGCTCATCGGGCAGGTGATTTAATAAATCTCTAAATGACAGTAATACGCCCAAATTTTGTTGTTGTTGTTCATTTTCATGCTGTTTAAGTTTATTTAATAAGAAAAAACTTTGCTTAACTATTTTAGTTAATAATGAAAGTAAAGTTGATGTGGCTTTAAATTGTAAAAAAGTTCGGCCTTGCCATAAATAAAGCATACGGTGCCCACAAGAAATGAGTGAATCTAATTCACCATCATTTTCAATAAAATTAGCGAACTTATCAATTAAATCATTAAAATAATCATCTAATCCCATTAAAGCAGCTTGTGTTAACTGTTCAACAGCGAGAAGACTTACCGAACCCGTTTTATCGTGTATAAGCTGCTCGGCGTCCAATTGCAATTTATTTATAGCAATTTGTTCCAACTTAGTCCCTTGCTGTGATAACTCAATTAATCTTGCTTCAACCATTGGCGTCCAAGCATAGCGCCAATCTTCAAACATCACATTTAAACGTTGACCATGAATATAGTTAGGACCATCAAGTCGATTAGCAAAACCAACATTTAAAAAGGTCATCAAATGTAAAAAACGGCTCCGTTGTCGATGTTCAGGTTTACGATAAATATCAATATGGGTAAGCTTTGGGTTGGTATCATCTAATTTGAAACGATATTTTTTTAAGGTTGAATAAACGTCATTAACCAGTGGAGGCTGTGATGTTCCTGTGGGAACATTACCAAGTAGATTGCCCGATAAGCAACTCTGTACTGATAACCAAAACTCACCATGCGCAGTGTCAATACTCTCTTTAATAAAGCAAGATTGAATAGCATCAAGTAAATCATATCGACCTGGCCCATTATGTCCACGCAAATCAGCAAGTAATGTTGCTTGTTCAATGGCTGATTTTAAAGGAACAAATCCAGTTGAATTATTATAGTTGGGTTGTTGCCTTAATTTATTGGCTATTTCAGACATTAAAGTTAAGGTTAGCTGTTGGCGAGATTTCCGCCCTGATTGATCTTGATTAACAGTTTTATCATAATGCAACATAGCTTGCCAAGCTGTTTGATAATAAGCTGGTGATGGCATACCCGATGCATAACCATTTAACGCATCAAGACGATCAAAGCTATAACGAATTAACCATGCTTGATCTTGTGTACTGCTTTTTCGTTGTCGGTTAAACTGTATAACATCTGATCTTTTAGGTAATATAAGCTGATTTTGCCATAATCCTTCCAGTAAAGCTAAAGTATGAAATCCACCTGTCACTACGACAATTTTGGCTTCTGGATTGGATTTTTTTAGCTGACCAATCGCCGTTATCATATATTGCTCGCGTTGGACAGATCCTTCTGCGATTAGCGATTCTTGTGAGTAATCAAGCCTTGACATGGCACACCAAATAAATGTGTCAACAAAAAAATTTTGCCAGTCAGCGATATCATCATAATCTTTTAATTCAAATAAATGTTCCCAGACTTCATCATGATCACGGCAATGCAGTTTTTGCATTAAACGTTGTATATATTGGCTATGTTTAAGATAAGTTTCAGAAAGAAGAGAACGATTATGATCAGAATCTGAATCAATACTTTGATCCGTTTGTAAACTCCAAGGTAAGTCAATAAATTGTATATTGGCCTGTTGTTTTTTTGCCATTTGCATTGCTAACCACTCCGGTGAGTAATGACAAAATGGATAAAATGCTGAATAGGTAATTGATTTAGGCGTTAAATCACTTGTATTATCCTCAGTTTTAGGTTCGGAACTTGTTGTTTGTTGATCTGTTGTGTTCTGTGACTTTGTTGGTTCAGCAATGTTTTTTTGGGTTT
The sequence above is drawn from the Gilliamella apicola genome and encodes:
- a CDS encoding VWA domain-containing protein, whose amino-acid sequence is MINDKQIKNSKTGEQVKRWRLILGQYADEHLNANDNLGLYDKQIDQALDYLYQHEYRSRGLLTEDKNDSESRRGGNQSSAYNTVNWLRQSRKLFPKSTFERMQNQAIERYQLEGILNDPNAVKELQPNFNSVRLLMSLRGKLSNSVQNEVKALIRKVVDEILKKIQMNFINAMTGKKNRFRRSLIKNNQNFDWRATIKANLKNFDQNKQQIIIEKAIFNSRANRQLPWDIILCVDQSGSMDSSIFYSAVCASIITQLPAVRLHLFVFDTQVVDLTHLASDPVEILMTVQLGGGTNIGYALNYAEQKIINPSRTVMIVVSDFYEGVNLTNLYNTVTRLNANRVKMLGLAALDYSATPVYDLQVSQELANRGMEIAALTPEHFATWLAEVMK
- a CDS encoding DUF5682 family protein; the encoded protein is MTISHSLLPERLSKAVESLKALQREQIYFAPVRHHSPACSYALKQLIKEVQPTHILIEAPSSFDTILEQLLHNGVKPPVAVLCQTQKNIAEPTKSQNTTDQQTTSSEPKTEDNTSDLTPKSITYSAFYPFCHYSPEWLAMQMAKKQQANIQFIDLPWSLQTDQSIDSDSDHNRSLLSETYLKHSQYIQRLMQKLHCRDHDEVWEHLFELKDYDDIADWQNFFVDTFIWCAMSRLDYSQESLIAEGSVQREQYMITAIGQLKKSNPEAKIVVVTGGFHTLALLEGLWQNQLILPKRSDVIQFNRQRKSSTQDQAWLIRYSFDRLDALNGYASGMPSPAYYQTAWQAMLHYDKTVNQDQSGRKSRQQLTLTLMSEIANKLRQQPNYNNSTGFVPLKSAIEQATLLADLRGHNGPGRYDLLDAIQSCFIKESIDTAHGEFWLSVQSCLSGNLLGNVPTGTSQPPLVNDVYSTLKKYRFKLDDTNPKLTHIDIYRKPEHRQRSRFLHLMTFLNVGFANRLDGPNYIHGQRLNVMFEDWRYAWTPMVEARLIELSQQGTKLEQIAINKLQLDAEQLIHDKTGSVSLLAVEQLTQAALMGLDDYFNDLIDKFANFIENDGELDSLISCGHRMLYLWQGRTFLQFKATSTLLSLLTKIVKQSFFLLNKLKQHENEQQQQNLGVLLSFRDLLNHLPDELDADQLKQDFYLNLFRLQPELTQAPLIRGAIDSMSYLDSYLSQSQLENNIRINFSLGTQNEQTISYFIGIMQCTPELVIHSSILLDSLDQLLIDWSPEQFIEILPDLRYAFSQLNPKQNASLAEKIAKKHHISDADLHFQQHQFSENQLQKALSLEVLITEHIKQQHLTDWFKQ